From the genome of Ardenticatenales bacterium:
GATAAAAACGCGGTCGGCAATGGAAAGCGTGAGATCGGCGTGGGGACCTTGCACGCGCACCTGCTTTTTGCCATGCAGCCAGTCAACCAGGCGGCTTTGCGTGGCGGACATGGCGCGCCAGGCGGCTGCCGGGTCGTCGCGGTCAATGAAGCAGGCGCGGTAAACGAAATCCTCATACTCCGTGAGCGACATGTCTGCGTCCTGCGCCTGTGGGTTCGTGGGGAAGAGCGTGCCCACCCAGCGCATCTGGCCGGCGGCGCTGCGACGCATACGGATGTCCAGGAGTTCCCGCTGGGCTTTTTGTCGCAGGGCCTGGCGCGCGGGATCGACGCTGCTGAGGGTGCGGGTGTTGCTGCCGCCGCTGATGTAGATGCGGCAGTCGTACGTTTCCGTGATGAGCAGGTGCGCCGGATCGATGAATTGGATCTGGTCGTCGTTCCCTTCTTTGAGGAGGATTTCTTCCAGGGCGTAATCCTGCAATTGGATGAAGGGGTGGGCGCCTGCTTGAATGACGGCGCGGTAGGTTGCGATTAATGCCGGCATCACCCCCGCCGCCCCCATAATCACCACCTTATCGCCCGGCTGCGCCGCCACGCAATAATTTGTCAACAAACTCGCTAATTTCTCCACACGAGGATCATTCATAACGTATCCATTCCCATTACTTGTGACGACAATTCAGGTAGGGCGCACACGCACGAGCCAGTGCCCCGCCACCTGATTATACCTTCCTTGCGCCCACCATTCCATGCCTTTGTGCATTATGGTAAAATATCAGTGACGCGAATACGTGTTACTCTATATTTCGCCGCGTACAATCGCGTCCTATTTGCCGGCTATTACCCTTTCCCCATGTATCCCGAAGATCGCGTTCTCGTTGCCTATGTCCCCACCCCCGCCGACTTTGCCCTCATTGAGGCGGAGCATTGGTATCGTATCCCCCGGCGATACGCCCCCAAGGGGTTGTATGCGGAGTACTTCGCTTTTTACTTCAGCCGTCATTTTGGGGCGCGGAAATGGGCCGTTCACGCCTATGCCCGCCGCCTGGGGCACGAATTGATGACGCGCCAGGCGCTGTTGCCGCACGAACCGGACCATCCGCGTGCCCACGCGCTCTATTACAAAGTGCAGCTTGGTCCGGTGCAGTGGCTGGAGCGCCCGATCATCAGCCTGCGTTGGCGGCGCATCACGTTTATTCACACGACCTGGGACCGCTTCCAAAATGCGGCGGAGATCAACGACCTGCTGGTGGACAGCGCCGACTTTGTGGACCGCGCCTTTGCCACGCTGCGCGAGCGGGACGAGGAGGAGTGAGGGGGACGGGCGGGGGCGACGATTTCAGGCCTGTGGGAACTGCAAAAAGAGGTTTTCCAGCACCAGGCGGGTGTTGGCGTTGTGTTGCAACTGCCACAGCGCGGTCTGGGTGTGCTTGAGGCTGGCAACGATAGCCGGTTTGCCCCAGGTCGTAGCCAGCGGTTGCATTTGCGCCAGTTGATCGACGTGGACGACACGCGCGGACTGTTGCCAGGCCACCAGCGCCATATCGCGCCACCAGGCAACCCACGTTTGCAGCAGCGCGGGGAGTTCTTCCGCTTTGTTCGCCAGTTTTTCCGCTTGCTGGAAGCGTTCTAACAGGGAGCCGTGGAGGATGGCGTGCAGTTGCGCCAGACTGGCGGTGTGCGCTTCTCGCAGTTGTGGGTCGGTGGCGGCCTGGATGGCCCATCCGAGGCGACCGTCGGCCAGGTGGCCCAGGTGTTCGGCTTGTTCTGGCGCAATGCGCCGGCGGCTTTGTAGGGCGTCGATGATGGTGTTGAGGGGAAGGGGGCGGAGGGGAAGATGCCGGCATCTCGACCCAATCGTCGGCAGCAAACTTTCCGCATCCGTCGCCGTCAGCAGCAGCACCACCTGGCGCGGCGGCTCCTCCAGCGTCTTCAAAAACGCATTCGCCGCGCTGGCATTCGCCGCCTCAAACTGGCGCAAAATCGCCACCTTCCAGCGCGCCTCATAAGCCGCCAGCGACAACTCCTGTTGCAGCGTGCGAATCTGGTCAATTTTGATAATGGGATTGCCGCGGCTGCCCACCTCCGGCTGCAACAGACGCACATCCGTGTGGCGATCCGCCGCAATAAGCTGGCAGGGGCGACACTTGCCACACGGGCGCGCCGCCACATCCGCCGCCTGGCAGTTCAGCGCCTGCGCAAACGTGCGCGCCAACGTCGTTTTGCCCACCTGCGCCGGCCCCGTAATCAGGTAAGCGTGCCCTACCCGCTCATGCCGGATCGCCGCCCGCAAAATATCCACGGCCCAATCATGGCCGACAATTCTGTTCCACTCGTTCATCTATCCATCCCGAAATGATATTGCGCCCGCATCACCCGCGTATTTTATGGGAAAGCGGAATCTTTTCAATGCTCTGGCGTAAACGTGGCCTGAGCTTGTCGCAGGTCGTCGGTTTCCACATGCTCAACCGACGCCGCCCGATGTTTTGAGATGACGCGGAAAGCGGGCGATCTGGCATCCGTCAACTCCTGAGCAAAGCCCTTGTAAACGGATGCGCCCTTATTTTCATGTCGGGTTATAATAGCCGCATGGAACCGTTATTTATCTCTGGCGAATCATTGACAATGGATGACGTCGTATCCGTCGCGCGCGATTTTCGGCCCGTGCGATTGGACCCGGCGGCGCTGCCGCGCATTCAGCGGACTCGGATGGCGGTGGAAAAACTGGTGGCGGAGGATGCCATTGTCTACGGCATCACCACGGGATTTGGTCGTTTCAAGGACAAAGTGATTCCCCACGACCAGGTGCGGCAGTTGCAACAGAACCTGGTACGCAGCCACGCCGTTGGCGTCGGCCCACTTCTGGACGAGGCCGCCGTGCGCGCCCTGACGCTGGTGCGCGCCAATACGCTGGCAAAGGGCTTCTCCGGCGTGCGCCCGATGGTGATTGAACACCTGCTGGCGTTGCTCAATCATGGCGTGCATCCTCGCATCCCCGCGCAGGGTTCCCTGGGAGCCAGCGGCGATCTGGCCCCGTTGGCGCACCTGGCGCTGGTCCTCATTGGCGAAGGCGAAGCCACCTGGCAGGGAACGTGCCTGCCGGGGGGCGAGGCGCTGACGCGGGTGGGGTTGGAGCCGCTGCAACTGGGGGCGAAGGAAGGGCTGGCCCTGCTGAATGGCACGGCGTTCATGGTGGGATTGGGGGCGCTGGCGGTGCGGCGGGGGATCAACCTGGCGCTGACGGCGGACGCGGCGGCGTGTCTCAGCCTGGAGGCGCTGCATGGCACGGACCGCGCCTTTGATGCCCGCGTTCATGCGGTGCGCCCGCATCCGCGACAAATTGACTGCGCCACTTTTTTGCGGCGGCTGCTGCACGGGAGCGATTTTGTGCGCCGCCACGATCCATATCATGTGCAGGACCCGTACACGCTGCGCTGCGTGCCGCAGGTGCATGGGGCGATTCGGGATGCGATTGCGTACGCGCAGTGGGTGATCGGCATTGAGTTGAATTCCGTGAATGACAATCCGATCATTTTCGTGGATGAGGAAACGGACGGGGTGGAGGTGATTAGTGCCGGCAATTTCCACGGTGAACCCGTGGCCATCGCCATGGACTACATGACCCTGGCCCTGACTGAACTGGGCAACATCAGCGAACGACGCGCTGCCCGCCTGGTGGACGCGGACAGCAACGGGCATGTGCTGCCCATGTTCCTCACGGCGCACGGTGGCCTGGAGAGCGGCTACATGATGGTCCAGTACACGGCCGCCGCTCTGGCCAGCGAGAATAAAGTGCTGGCTCATCCTGCCTGCGCGGACACGATTCCCACCAGTGCGAATGTAGAGGACCACGTGAGCATGGGCGCGACGGCGGTGCGTCAGGCGCGGCAGGTGTTGGACCATGTGGAGACGATTGTGGCGATTGAGTTGCTGCTGGCGGCGCAGGGGGTCGATTTTCGGCGGCGAGTATTGGGGCAAGAGGCGCGCCTGGGGGCGGGAACGGCGGTTGTTTATGAGTTGGTGCGCGAGGCGGTCCCATTTGTGGATCATGACGTGGTTTTGGCCCCGTATATGGAGAAGGTGAGGGAGATGGTGAATGCCGGCATTTTCAAAGAAGCCATTGAGTCGGCCGTAGGAGAAAAGCCATGACGCCTTTGTCAACAACCCGGCGCGTTCCGGGCGAACCTGCGAAGTACCGCGAACCGGATCTGATGTTTCTGGCCGCGGCCTATTTGCACCGGGTCAAGGCGCACTACTGGGACGGAGCAGACCTGGTGATGGGAGTTGTCAGCGGGAGTGCGGCGGACCGCCGGCGGGATTTGGTGGTGAAGCGAGGGGAGTATGCGCGTGCCGGCATTTCCGAATACTGGCTCATTGATCCGGACGCGGCCCAAATCACCGTCTTAACCCTGGCGGGCGACGATTATAGCGTACACGGCGTGTTCCCTCCCGGTTCGATGGCGGACTCCATCCTCCTTCCAGGATTTAGCCTGGACGTCGCCGCCGTCCTGGACGCGGCCACAACATAGTTCCTTTGGTAAACGCGCCTGCTTACGAAAAGCACGCCGCAAGGAAAGCCCAAAATGAAAGTTGAACGTCTGGTCATCAACAGGTTTAAGCGATTTGATAAGTACGAAATTGACTTCCGCGATCAAACGTTGGGGGAGATCAGCAATCGCTACCTGATTTTGGGTGACAATGGCGCGGGCAAAACCACCATTCTGCAGGCCATTGCCCTCCCATTGGCATTGGCGACACGCCAGGTATACCAGGTACAGGACTTTGACTGGATTGGGTTTCAGTCCGGGAGATATGCCCGCTGGGGGCTTCCACGTATTGAAGTCACCATCAAGTTTAGTGCGGAAGAGATAGAAACGAATCGTGAGCTGGCTCTTCGCTGGCGTGATACCAAACCGGCTGACTTTTGGCTTAATCGTCATTTCATACCCCCAGGTGAAAAATCCCGGATAACGCTTGTATTGGATGGTTTCAAACTCACTAATCCCGTTGATGAGTTAAGCCAGTTCTGGGGACGATATTATTTGCTGGGTTTGCTGCGCAACAATCCGGCCGAAAAGAGCAAATTTTCTGGCGTTCCGCGCGTTTTTTGGTTCGATCAGTTCCGCAACCTGGCGTCGCCGCCATCATCACCGGAAACCGATAAGGTTGATCAAGAAAATGGTCAGAATAATGGACATAGCGGTGGCGGACGGCTTAATTATGAGGCTGGTGTGGGACAATTGCGCGAGTACTTGTTAGGTTGGGATTATCGTCGCCGGGTATTGACTTCGGAACAGGATTATTTGCAGAAACTTGACCAACTATATCAGCGCATTTTTCCATCACGCACCGTATTGGGCGGCATTGAACCGATGTCAGACTCACCAGATTCACGCGAGTACTACTTCCTCATCCGTGACGGCGACGGACGCACTTACGATATAGCGGAGATGTCGGCTGGCGAACAAAATGTGTTTCCTATTTTGTATGAGTTTGTGCGTCAGCAGATAGGCTATTCCGTTATCTTGATTGATGAAGTGGATCTGAATCTACATCCGCCAGCGGCGCAGGCATTGGCCGCGCAACTGCCTAAAATTGATCCCACCAGCCAGTTCATCATGACGACCCATTCCGAAGCGGTGAGCAATGTCATGCGGGAAGAAGTGATTCACCGTTTGCCAGGGGGGGCGTTATGCCTGTAGCGCTGTTGTTTTGCGAGGGTGGAGGTAGTAGCCCGGATGCCATTGTACTCAACCACGTTCTCGCAGGAACTGGTTGCGAGATTCGCCCAGGCGGTGGCAAACATGAACTGAGTAAACGAATTATGGCCACACGCGCCAAAGGGTTGCGTAGTGCCGGCATTCGAGACCGTGATTTTGATGATGAAGAAAGCAGCGAATCGCTTTCCCTTCCGCAAAAATGGTCTGAGAATTGGGATGATAAAGAGGAATGGCTTGGTTGGCAGTGGGAACGGCGGGAGATAGAAAACTACCTGCTTGACCCTCAGGTTGTTCAAAAGGCATTGGGCGACGAGGCTCCTGACCCACGGCGGTTTGAAGAGGCGTTAACAAAGGCATGTACTGAACTTGGCTTTTATATGGCGGCTAGACACACTTTGTCTTCATCTCGACGTCGCTTTGAGCGTCTGGAAAACCGTTGGGGCCGGAAGCGAGGGCAAGGGAAGCATCCTTTACCCGACGAACGCACGGAAAAATCTTGCCGTCAGGCCCTTAAAGACAACCTCCAAAAATGGATGAGAGGAAACCAGGTCAACGTCAATGAAGTAATGGCCCGATTTGAGAGTTTTATCCCTCTTTACCAGGCGGGAGGCGTCTATTATGAGCGCGCTTTGACGTTTTTTGCCGGCAAAGACATCCTCTACACAATGGAACCAGAATTGACAAGTATGGGTTTCATTTCACCATTGGGTTTTCGCAATAAAGTGATCAGCGGTATTGAAAAAGCCGCGGATGCCTGGACGTGGCTGCCGGAGTGGGGCAGGCTGCGGCAGGAAGTAATGAGAGCGCGTTTCCCTTGAAATTGAACAAAAACAGGTACTATTCACGAGCATCTTCCCGGAAGCTGTTTTGATGCCACTTGACATTGAGCTTCCGGGAAGATCTCCGGTCTGAATAGATATCAAAAGCATGGAGTAGAACGGAGTATTCCCATGAGAGAAGTTGTTATTGTCAGTGCCGTGCGCACGCCGATTGGTCGGCTGGCGGGGGCGCTTTCCGATGTGCGCCCGGATGATCTGGCGGCGTTGGTGATCAAAGAAGTGGTGAACCGTGCCGGCATTAATCCCGCGGAAATCGAGGAAGTCATCTTCGGCTGCGCCAACCAGGCCGGCGAAGACAATCGCAACGTGGCCCGCATGGCCACCCTGCTCGCCGGGCTGCCCCATCACGTCCCCGCCGTGACCGTCAACCGCCTCTGCGCCAGTGGCCTGAACGCCGTGAACCAGGCGGCGCGCGCCATTGCCGTGGGCGAGGGAGACATCTACGTGGCCGGCGGCGTGGAAAGCATGACGCGCGCCCCCTACTCCTTCCCCAAAAACGCGCGCGCCTGGGGACCTGCCGGCAACGTCACCGGCTGGGACACCACGCTCGGCTGGCGTTACCCGAACCCCAATATGGAGGCCCTGTTCCCCCTGGAAGCTATGGGAGAAACGGCGGAAAACATCTACGAGATGAGCTGCGCCGGCCAGATTGAGGGGGGCGAGATCAGCCGCGCGGAGCAGGATGCGTTTGCCTATGAAAGCCAGCGGCGCGCCTGCACGGCCATCAACGCGGGCCGATTCCAGGCGGAAATCGTGCCCGTGCCCATTCCCCAGCGCAAAGGCCCGCCCGTGATGGTGGATACGGATGAGCATCCCCGTATCGTCAAGGGCGATAACGGGTATGAACTGGATACCAGCCCGCAGATTCTGGCGAAGTTGCGTCCCGCTTTTCGCCAGGGCGGGACGGTGACGGCGGGTAATGCCAGTGGCCTGAATGATGGGGCGAGCGCGTTGGTGCTGATGGCGGCGGAGAGGGCGGCGGCGCTGGGTGTCCAGCCGCTGGCGCGATGGGTGGCGGCGGCGGCGGCCGGGGTTGATCCGCGTACGATGGGGTTGGGGCCAGTGCCGGCATCGCGCAAAGCCCTCCAACGCGCCCACCTCACCCTCAACGACATCAACCTGGTCGAACTCAATGAAGCGTTCGCCGTGCAATCCCTGGCCGTCATGCGTGAATTGGGGCTGCGACCCGAAATCACCAACGTCAACGGCGGCGCCATTGCCCTCGGCCACCCCTTGGGCTGCTCCGGCGCGCGCATCCTCACCACGTTGCTGTACGAAATGCGGCGGCGCGCCGCGGAAGGCGAGCACATGCGCTACGGTTTGGCGACGCTGTGCGTGGGCGTGGGGCAGGGCGAAGCAACGATCATTGAGTTGCTGTAAACCGTTCGCGGGAGCCGTCTTTGCGGCGGCTCCTCTCGCTTGAGGCTGTATGCACGTATTCATCACCGGCGGCACGGGCTTTATTGGCGCGAATCTGACCGCGGCGCTGAACCAACGCGGCATCACGCCGCGTCTGCTGCACCGCCAGACGTCTTCGCGGCAGGCGTTGGCGGGTCTCGCTTATGAATCCGTCATTGGCGACGTGCTAGACTCCCCGGAGACGCTGGCGGCGGCCCTGGAGGGCTGCGAGTGGGTTTTTCACGTGGCCGCCGTGGCCGACTATTGGCGACAACAGCCAGATTGGGTATATCGCGTCAACGTGGGCGGCACGCAAAACGTGCTGCAAGCGGCGCGATTGGCGGGCGTGTCGCGGCTGGTGTTTACCAGTTCGATGGCGGCTATGGGCGTGCCGGCATCAGGCGAACTGCTCACCGAGGATAGCCCCTTTAATCTGCCGCCCCAGGCGTGGCCCTATGGTCACAGCAAGTTTATGGCGGAAATTGAAGTGCGAAAAGCAGTAGAAGCGGGTCTGGAAGCCGTCATCGTGAATCCTGCCGTGGTGCTGGGTCCGCGTGACGTTAATCAAATCTCCGGTTCCATCATCGTCGAGGCCGCGCGCGGGCTGGCGAAGATGAATCTGCCCGGGGGCACAAACTACGTGGCCGTGCAGGATGTGGTGGCGGGGCATCTGGCGGCGGCGGAGAAGGGGCGCGCGGGCGAGCGTTACATCCTGGGGCACATCAATCTGCCGCACGCGGAGGCGCTGGCGACGATTTGCCAGGTGTTGGAAAAGCGTCCGCCGACACTGAACCTGCCGCGATGGAGCCTGCCCCTGGCGGCGGCGGGGGTGCGCGCATCGCGGCGCGTGTTGGGCAATCGTGTGCCTTTTGATGAAAACCAGGTGCGGATGTTAGGGGCGTTTGTGTACGCAGACGTGACCAAAGCCACGCGGGAGTTGGACTTGCCGCGGACGCCATTTCTCCAAGTGGTGCAGGAAACCGTGGCATGGTATCGAACGCAAGGGATTATCTAATCAGCCGATCCCTAAAGGTCTTGGAGACCTTCGTAGCCCGATTTTCCAAATCGCCCTACATTTTCAAAGGAGACTTCACCGGCTGTCGCCGACTACCGTGAATGGAAATGATGCACCACCGTAGCCCGATTTTCCAAATCGGGCGGGCGATTTTCTAAATCGCCCTACATTTTCGAAGGAGGAAACTGATGAGCGCAACTGCATTGACGATGCGGCCAGAGCGTCGCAACTTGAGCCAGAGTAAGTGGATTTACAACCAAAAATGGGAC
Proteins encoded in this window:
- a CDS encoding aminopeptidase, which codes for MNDPRVEKLASLLTNYCVAAQPGDKVVIMGAAGVMPALIATYRAVIQAGAHPFIQLQDYALEEILLKEGNDDQIQFIDPAHLLITETYDCRIYISGGSNTRTLSSVDPARQALRQKAQRELLDIRMRRSAAGQMRWVGTLFPTNPQAQDADMSLTEYEDFVYRACFIDRDDPAAAWRAMSATQSRLVDWLHGKKQVRVQGPHADLTLSIADRVFINSDGRNNMPSGEIFTGPVEESVNGWVRFTYPAIYQGREVEGVELHFRDGEVVRANAGKGEAILQSALNTDPGARYLGEFAIGTNNGINRFTRSILFDEKIGGTFHMALGAGYPQTGSRNRSAIHWDMICDMRDGGQIWVDDELFYESGHFLV
- the holB gene encoding DNA polymerase III subunit delta' translates to MNEWNRIVGHDWAVDILRAAIRHERVGHAYLITGPAQVGKTTLARTFAQALNCQAADVAARPCGKCRPCQLIAADRHTDVRLLQPEVGSRGNPIIKIDQIRTLQQELSLAAYEARWKVAILRQFEAANASAANAFLKTLEEPPRQVVLLLTATDAESLLPTIGSRCRHLPLRPLPLNTIIDALQSRRRIAPEQAEHLGHLADGRLGWAIQAATDPQLREAHTASLAQLHAILHGSLLERFQQAEKLANKAEELPALLQTWVAWWRDMALVAWQQSARVVHVDQLAQMQPLATTWGKPAIVASLKHTQTALWQLQHNANTRLVLENLFLQFPQA
- the hutH gene encoding histidine ammonia-lyase, which gives rise to MEPLFISGESLTMDDVVSVARDFRPVRLDPAALPRIQRTRMAVEKLVAEDAIVYGITTGFGRFKDKVIPHDQVRQLQQNLVRSHAVGVGPLLDEAAVRALTLVRANTLAKGFSGVRPMVIEHLLALLNHGVHPRIPAQGSLGASGDLAPLAHLALVLIGEGEATWQGTCLPGGEALTRVGLEPLQLGAKEGLALLNGTAFMVGLGALAVRRGINLALTADAAACLSLEALHGTDRAFDARVHAVRPHPRQIDCATFLRRLLHGSDFVRRHDPYHVQDPYTLRCVPQVHGAIRDAIAYAQWVIGIELNSVNDNPIIFVDEETDGVEVISAGNFHGEPVAIAMDYMTLALTELGNISERRAARLVDADSNGHVLPMFLTAHGGLESGYMMVQYTAAALASENKVLAHPACADTIPTSANVEDHVSMGATAVRQARQVLDHVETIVAIELLLAAQGVDFRRRVLGQEARLGAGTAVVYELVREAVPFVDHDVVLAPYMEKVREMVNAGIFKEAIESAVGEKP
- a CDS encoding Uma2 family endonuclease, with the translated sequence MTPLSTTRRVPGEPAKYREPDLMFLAAAYLHRVKAHYWDGADLVMGVVSGSAADRRRDLVVKRGEYARAGISEYWLIDPDAAQITVLTLAGDDYSVHGVFPPGSMADSILLPGFSLDVAAVLDAATT
- a CDS encoding ATP-binding protein encodes the protein MKVERLVINRFKRFDKYEIDFRDQTLGEISNRYLILGDNGAGKTTILQAIALPLALATRQVYQVQDFDWIGFQSGRYARWGLPRIEVTIKFSAEEIETNRELALRWRDTKPADFWLNRHFIPPGEKSRITLVLDGFKLTNPVDELSQFWGRYYLLGLLRNNPAEKSKFSGVPRVFWFDQFRNLASPPSSPETDKVDQENGQNNGHSGGGRLNYEAGVGQLREYLLGWDYRRRVLTSEQDYLQKLDQLYQRIFPSRTVLGGIEPMSDSPDSREYYFLIRDGDGRTYDIAEMSAGEQNVFPILYEFVRQQIGYSVILIDEVDLNLHPPAAQALAAQLPKIDPTSQFIMTTHSEAVSNVMREEVIHRLPGGALCL
- a CDS encoding thiolase family protein gives rise to the protein MREVVIVSAVRTPIGRLAGALSDVRPDDLAALVIKEVVNRAGINPAEIEEVIFGCANQAGEDNRNVARMATLLAGLPHHVPAVTVNRLCASGLNAVNQAARAIAVGEGDIYVAGGVESMTRAPYSFPKNARAWGPAGNVTGWDTTLGWRYPNPNMEALFPLEAMGETAENIYEMSCAGQIEGGEISRAEQDAFAYESQRRACTAINAGRFQAEIVPVPIPQRKGPPVMVDTDEHPRIVKGDNGYELDTSPQILAKLRPAFRQGGTVTAGNASGLNDGASALVLMAAERAAALGVQPLARWVAAAAAGVDPRTMGLGPVPASRKALQRAHLTLNDINLVELNEAFAVQSLAVMRELGLRPEITNVNGGAIALGHPLGCSGARILTTLLYEMRRRAAEGEHMRYGLATLCVGVGQGEATIIELL
- a CDS encoding NAD-dependent epimerase/dehydratase family protein, producing the protein MHVFITGGTGFIGANLTAALNQRGITPRLLHRQTSSRQALAGLAYESVIGDVLDSPETLAAALEGCEWVFHVAAVADYWRQQPDWVYRVNVGGTQNVLQAARLAGVSRLVFTSSMAAMGVPASGELLTEDSPFNLPPQAWPYGHSKFMAEIEVRKAVEAGLEAVIVNPAVVLGPRDVNQISGSIIVEAARGLAKMNLPGGTNYVAVQDVVAGHLAAAEKGRAGERYILGHINLPHAEALATICQVLEKRPPTLNLPRWSLPLAAAGVRASRRVLGNRVPFDENQVRMLGAFVYADVTKATRELDLPRTPFLQVVQETVAWYRTQGII